The genome window CCTCGTGCCGGCGCCATAATTTTCACTACGATAAGCCTTTAGAAAAGGGCTTGCCGATCAACCGACAAGCCCTTCATCTATTTAGTCCTCAACAGAGAATTGTATGAAATTCAAAACCCTTGTATTCCTCGCCGGTTGCTTTCTGATAGGGGGATTTGCTCTTTTTTTAGGGCAAATGATCATTTCGGTCTATCCAGCAATTACCCATGACACCAGTGTTTACCTGAATGCGGCTTATAACCTGGCACTGGGAAAAGGCTTGCAAATTGATATGACCCTGACAACTATGCAAGAATCTTCCCGCCATTATTGCGATTACATGCCCGGTTTTCCTGCTTTTCTCTCCATGTTTCTCCGGTTGGGAATTCCCGAAGGAGTCCTTCTGAAAGGGATAATTCTTACAGGTATTCTTACTATGGTTTACCTGGGAATCTGGCTTATGTGGGAGTGGACCCATCGCCTTTTTTCCTCTCTGGTCACGGGGCTTCTTTTACTGCTCTTTCCGCCCCTGATCAACTTCATGACGTACGCGCTAACCGAATCCCTGTATCTGCCGCTCACCCTTGGGCTTTTTCTTGGCTTAACCATTTATTTCCAGAAAAAGTCCCCCTCGTTGAAAGATTTCCTGCTCCTCTTTATCCTCATGGCAGCGATCCCTCTGATACGTATTGTTGGCTTGCTCCTTGTCGGAATTGCAGGATCTGTCATGCTTATTCGTTCCCTTAGCCAGCAAGAGCGAAAACGGGCAATGATGGAAATGGTTGTGGTTCTAACATCTCAAATTCCTACTTTGCTGGTTCTGACCGAAAACTATCTCAAAACAGGACGTTTTTACTGTGCAACCAATTCCGCCGGCTGGGAAATCGAGCGCACCACCCGGGGATATCTTGCTCAATTATTACTTGAACAATTCAAACCAGACTTAAGCCTTGGACTGGGATTTCGACGAGCCTTTAGCGCGTTGCCTTCAGAAATTGTCATTGGATTGGTGATCCTGGGTCTGATTGTTGGAGGGATCATCATTTGGAAGACAAGATCCCGGATTCGAAAAGGTTTTGAAAGTTGGGCTTCTCCCAGCGTGATTCCTGTGATTTTCTATCTTGCAGGGTACGTTGGATTTCTCTTCCTTTTTGGAAATTCCTGGGCTATGTGGGATTTTCCCCGTTATTTTCTGCCCGCCTATCCTTTTATTCTTCTGCTAGTGGTTTTCCTCGTGGATTCCTTTTTACAGTCCTGGAAACACTTCATCCCCCAGGGTCTTTTGTATCTTTCACTGGTGTTGCTTGTCGTCGCTTACGGGCAAATGACCTTCAGGAAACTGCCCGAAATGATTACCGGTAGAGGAATTGAGTCTGCCCCGATCAAGGATCACCCTGTTCTGACGTATTTGCAACGAAACCTGCAACCTTCGGACCTTCTGCTGAGCACACGCGAGCCCACGCTGTGGTATTATCTTCGAAGACCTGTCAGACGAGTCCAGAGAATAGAAAATCTCTCCTGTAAAGACCTACAGAAACCTCCTCCAAATGGAAGAATGTTTTTTGTGTTGTTTCCGGAAGGGAATTACAAAGGGGAGCCTACCAGCCCGGAAAACGAAGCCTGGTTCCACAACTGGATTTCTCCCTGTGGCACAATCATTGAGCACCAGAATTTCAACGAAACCGCAGTGTATGTGGTCGATTTTCCAGAGTAAAATAGGATAATTATGGTCGAAAATTCACTTTCTCACCCAATAACTCATCATCACTCTCCTCACGTGACAGTCATAGAGCCGTCCAGAGGTTGGTCCTCACTGGGATTGAAAGACCTGTGGGAGTATCGAGAACTCCTCTGGCTTCTCATCTGGCGAGAAGTCCGCGGAATGTATCGTCAGACAGCGCTGGGAGTTTCGTGGATATTTCTTCGTCCTATTCTGAACGTTGTGATCCTGACCCTGGTTTTTGGCACTTTTGTCAAAGTGCCCAGCGAAAACGTACCTTATGCCCTTTTTTCCCTTTCTGCACTTCTTCCATGGGGGTACTTTTCCAATGCGGTATTACGCTCGGCAGGAAGTCTTGTGCAGAATATGGAAATTATTTCCAAGGTGTATTTCCCCAGGATGATCATCGCCATTGCCGGGGTTCTTTCCGGGCTGGTAGATTTCAGTGCATCCTTTGGAATTTTTCTCCTCTTCATGGCTTATTTCCGTGTACCGGTCAGAATTGAAATTCTCTGGTTACCCGGTTTCTTTCTGGCTTCCGTACTGCTCGCCTTAACGGTTGGGCTCTGGCTGGCAACTCTTTCCGTCCGCTTTCGAGACGTATCTTTTGCGGTGAACTTCCTCCTCCAAGCCATGATGTATCTTTCCCCTGTAATTTATCCGGTCAATCAAGTACCGGAGTCTTTGCAATTTTTTTACCGGCTGAACCCAATGGCAGGGATTATTGAAGGGTTCCGCTGGTCACTTCTTGGAATTGGCTCTCCTCCCCAAATCACCTTCTGGCTCTCCATGGGTTTGATGTTGATTTTCCTTGTTGCGGGAGCCTTTATTTTCCGACGTACCGAACGCACAATTGTGGACTACCTATGAGCGAACTTGCTATTCATGTAGAACATCTTTCTAAGAGATATCGCATCGGGAAGGCGCAAAAATCCATTCTGCACAATCCTTCGCCATTTCGACATCTGGCATATTCGATGCGCTATTATCTAGGCGCTTTTTTCCAACCCGAGGAAACCCTGTGGGCTCTGAAGAACGTTTCTTTTGAGGTCAGGCAGGGAGACGTGCTTGGCGTGATTGGTAGAAACGGCTCGGGAAAAAGCACGTTGCTTAAACTGCTCTCTCGAGTGACTGAACCCACCACAGGACGGGCAATCATTCATGGCAGGGTTGGCGCTCTGCTCGAAGTTGGGACAGGATTCCATCCAGAGTTAACCGGACGGGAAAACATCTTCCTGAGTGGGGCAATTTTGGGAATGAAACACGCTGAAATCCAGCGAAAGTTTGATGAAATCGTAGCCTTTTCGGGAGTAGAACGGTTTATTGATACCCCGATCAAATATTATTCCTCAGGGATGAGGGTGCGTTTAGGATTTGCCGTTGCAGCCCACCTTGAACCGGAAGTGCTTCTGATTGACGAAGTTCTGGCAGTGGGCGATGCAGAATTTCAGCAAAAATGTCTCGGGAAAATGAGCGAAGTGGCTACCGCAGGGCGCACAGTGTTGTTCGTAAGCCATAACATGGCAGCCGTTCAGTCTCTGTGCAATCGGGGAATTTACCTGCAAAAGGGTGAAATCCTGGTGGATGGCACGATTAGTGAGGCTGTTGCTAAGTACTTAAAAATTATTGATGAAATTTCACAAATTGAAATCTCTGAACGAACTGACCGAACTGGATTGGGAAATGTGCGCCTGGTTGGCGTGGATATCACTGACCAGAGTCATCTTTCGGCACTGACATTGATTACGGGTGAACCAGCCCAGTTTGTTTTTCACCTCTCACACCTTGAACCGGGCATTAAATTCGAGTACTTAGACTTCACTATTTGCGATCTCCAGGGAAATCCAGTCGCTTATTTTAACAGCATTGATACCGGTCCAGAGGATAACAAATCCCCTGATATGCATGACCGTGTTGTCTGCTGGATTGATGAATTACCACTACTTCCCGGACGATACCGAATTAACGTAGGGATCAAGGCGAATGGAGAAATGCAGGATCATGTTGAATCGGCAGCAGTTTTTAATGTTGAGCAGGGGCGATTGAGAGGTCGTCCTATCGATAATCGCAGTCAACGGCGGGGAAGTGTCATTTTCCCACACCGCTGGATCCTTCCTGGATAAAGGCTATATGAAACAATTTCTTCTCTCCATCTTTCTTAAGTTATATGCCCAATGGGCTGGCGCCACCGGAAAACCTTATCCGAATTCGGTCCTTCTCCTCCCCCCTTATTCACCGGGTAGTTACGGAGATGCCGCTGTGGTCACTTCGTTCGTAGAGAATTTAGCCAGCCGTGGCATCGAACGCATTGGTCTCATTAAGTACCAAGATTCTGATGACTGGTCTTCTGTGAATGGAATTCGCGAAACCTTCTCCCTGGAAGATTATTTCCATTACGAGGCTTGGAAAATCCGGTTTTCTTTTTGTAAAAAGATTAGTGAGTACGAACAATTTTTTATCCTGGGGACAGACGTCATGGATGGCTATTATTCCCCGAAAGATTCTCTGGAACGCATTTACCTTACCGAATTAGGTGCCCAGACAGGGAGACCCACCAGAATTGTCAGTTTCAGTTTTAATGCCCATCCCATCCCCGCATGTGTGACAGCACTTCGTCATCTATCGCCTTCTGTTCATCTGTTCAGTCGCGATCCTGTCAGTCAAAAAAGGCTGGAAAGCCACCTCCAGCGTCCCGTGACGCTTACGGCAGATATCGCCTTTCTTCTTAGACCGCGGGAGGGAAACATTTCGGCGGGGATTGAGCAATGGATTGATGAACAACAGAAAGATAATGGAATTGTAGTAGGAATTAACGCCAATCACGTCCTGGTTGAAAAATTTTCAGAGATCACTATCGAAAAACTGGTAAAAGCCTATCAAGAGGCACTTCAAGAAATTCATGCAGCCTACCCGGACATTCGGTTTTTGTTTATCCCGCACGATATTCGAGGGGACGCCAGTGATGTCGTTATTGCCGAAGCCATTTTCCGAACCTTGCCACCCAACTTGCAACAGGTGAGCAAAATTGTCCCCTCACCCTGCCATCCCGCAGAGATCAAACATATTGTGAGCAGATTATCCTTTGTGCTGAGCGGGAAAATGCACCTGGCGATTGCATGTTTAAGTCAGGGAGTACCTGTTGCCTGTATCGCGTACCAGGATAAATTCGAGGGATTATTCCAGCATTTTGAAATGGAGGATATGTCCCTGGCACCGGAAGAATTATTGCTTCCCGGGAAATTAAGCCAGTTCTTCCTGAAACGATTTAATAAAAAAGAGAACCTATCTGCTCAAATTCAAACACATTTACCAAGAGTTCTGCAATTAGCCGAGAAAAACTTAGTTTGAGCCATGAAAAAAATTCTGGTGATTTCGAATAATCTTCCCTTTCCCCCAAAAGACGGTGGGAGAGCACGGATTTATCACCTGTATAGCCGTCTTGCGAAGAAATATCAGATTACTTGGGTTTCACCGATTTGGGATGGGGAAGAAGAAAACATTCCGGGAACGCTGAGATTTTGTCATCAAGTGATTCCATTACCTAAAGAAGAAATTTTTTCATTCCCTTCCAGTGGTTGGAAGGGACTCATGAAGCGCGTCCTGGCACATTTACATTTTCCAAGGCTGTTTGAATTTGCCTTTGGATATGTAAATGCTCCAGGAGTTTACTGGCTTCCCAAAACTCCGCAACGTCTTCGAAAAATCCAGGAAATCCTTGAGCAAAATCATTTCGACCTCATTATTAGCGAATTTGAAGGAAATGCTGAACTGATTCCAGAACAAATCACCATTCCACGAATACTCTCCACTCATAATGTTCAGTCTCATCTCTTCTGGCGAGCGCGGAAAACCTTCCCGGGAACCTGGCTGGACAGGGTCTTCTTGTTCCCTGAATGGCAGAAGATCATCCATTACGAAAAGAAAAACTATCGACGATATAACGGCATTCTTGCCGTATCGCAAAACGATCAACGCACCCTGGAAAAGCGGTGTCCAGGCATACCGGTAAAACTGGTTCCCAACGGGGTAGATACAGAGTATTTCTTTCCTTCCTCTTCTTCCCCTGTCCCCCACACCATGGTTTACCTGGGAAATTATGCTTATCCCCCCAATGCAGATGCGGTGAGATATTTTTATACCCGAATTTTTCCCAAAATTCGCGCTCGTTTTCCCGATGCCAAACTGATTTTAATTGGCGCATCGCCCCCAAAAGAACTTTGCGGAGAAGATGGGGTTGAAGCATTGGGATTTGTTGAGGACGTCCGGCCAAACGTCCATCAAGCCGAAGTCATGATTGTGCCCTTGAGGACCGGGGGAGGCACTCGCTTAAAAATTTTAGATGGAATGGCAATGGGAAAAGCCATTGTCTCTACCACACTCGGAGCAGAAGGACTGCAAGTGATTGATGGAGAAAACATCCTTTTAGCAGACACACCCGACACCTTCGCGGCTCAGGTTATTCGCATCATGGAAAATGCTGAATTGCGTCAAAAATTGGAGAAAAATGGGCGTACGCTTGTGGAACGCTTGTACAACTGGGACGCTATCGCCAGAGAGGCAGGGGAATGGATTGAGACCTTTCTTTATCAGCCCGCCTTATTGCAACTTCAGAGAGAGGAAATGAATGCCCAGGGTTAGTATCATTATCCCTACGTATAACAGCGCTAAATTCTTGCAAGCAACCCTGGAAAGTGTTTTCCAGCAAACCTTCCAGGAATACGAGATTATTGTCATTGATGATGGTTCCACCGACAACACCCGCGAAGTGCTCTCCCCGTATAAGTCCCGAATTCGTTACCTGTATCAGGAAAATCAAGAACGCTCGGTAGCACGCAATTATGGACTATCGCTCGCGCAAGGGGAATTAATTGCATTTCTCGATTCCGATGACCTGTGGCTTCCCCATAAACTGGAACGTCAGGTGCAAGTGATGAATGAGCACCCGGAAGTTGTTCTGGTTTTCTCCCAGGCGCTTTATATCGATTCAGAGGGTACCCCTACTGCTTTTTGTGGGGAATGGCTTGATGGCAAGCCCGCCAATGATATTGAAATCCGCTCGTTTTTTGAAGACTTTGCGCAGGGGAATGTGGTTTATGGAGGCGGTTCTACAGCGTTAGTTCGTAAAGAGGTAATTGAGAAAGCGGGAGGATTTGATCCCGCCATTACCCATGGAGAAGATTGGGATTTGTGGTGGCGAATCTCAACACTGGGACCGTTCGCCTACATTCCAGAACCTCTCATTTATTACAGGGTTTTTGGCTGGAAGAAACTGCTTCAACGACAATCCACGGAAAGAGCCTTACAGGAACACCTGTATGTCATTGAGAAAAATCTGGGGCATCTTCCTCCTGAAGCCAAACAGCGCTTGTATCCTTTGGCACAATGCCACATGACCGTGCTTGCGGCGCTCGGCTCCTATCAATTGGAAGAATTTGAACGCGCCCAGAAATTTCTCAAGAAGGTGGGCGAAATTGATCCTTCCTGGACTAGCCCTGAGCGAATCTTATGGTTAGCAGTAGATCGGGCGAAAATCATTGAACGGGATACCGGCTCTTATGAAGAAGCCATTGCTTTCATACGAAATATGTTCCAGCACCTGCCTTCAGAAATTCAAATGCCAGCATCCTCTCTCCAAAAAGCAATTGGGTGGTTGTACATCAGCGGAGCGTTCGAACAACATGCCAGGGGAAATCTGAAAAAAGTTCGCCAGTACCTGCTTCAAGGCATTCCACGGGTGCCTCAAGCACTCTCTAACCGAGGCGTAGTTTCCATGATAATTCAAGCCCTTTTGGGGAGGTCATTTACCCATTCTCTCCGAAACGTGATGGGCAAAAAGGTCAACCAACCCTATGCCTGAAGTGACCATTGTGCTTCCCACATACAACCGTGCAGATATGATTCTGGATGCCATTCGCAGCGTTCAAGCCCAAACTTTTCAGGATTGGGAAATTGTAGTCGTAGATGATGGCTCTACCGATAACACAGAGGAAGTTGTTCTCAGTCTTCATGATTCAAGAATCCATTACGTGTACCAGGAAAATAAGGGCTTAGCCGGGGCCAGAAATACCGGCATCCGCCATGCACACTCTGAACTGATTACTTTTCTGGACTCAGATGATGCCTTTTTGCCCCAAAAACTGGAGTGGCAGGTGGGCTTGATGAAAAGCCGCCCTGGTCTTGGTTTAGTGGCAGGAGACTTCTTTTTTGCAGACCCTCACCTCACTCCATTATCTGAAGCACGCTCATGGCAATCCTACCCGAACCTCACATTGAAGGATTGGATTCTTGGATGCCCGGTAATTGTTTGCGCAGTCATTGTGCAACGCGCTTGGTTGGAAAAAGCAGGCGGTTTTGACGAGACCATGCGCTACGTGGAAGACTGGGATTTATGGCTTCGCCTGGCTTATCTGGGTTGTCCTATGGACTGGCTTCCCCGTCCGGTGGCTTTATACCGCATTCATGGACAAAATATGGCAAAACAGGCTGTGCTGATGAAACAGGGCATGTTAAGAATGTTTGATAAATTTTTTACTCTCCCTGATCTCCCTAAAGATATCCAATCCCTGAAAGAGCAAGCCTACGCCCATGCCTATCTGAACGGCGCAGCCCGTGCATTTGCCGGAGGAGATGCAGAAGAAGGTAGGAATTCCCTGGAAATGGCTTTGAAACTCGACCCTTTCCTGCTAAGCGGAGAACCTCCACAAGCCCTGAGTTCTTTAGCCTCTTTCGCTAATTCTCCTCAATGTCATTCTCCTTCTGTGTTTCTAAACTCTTTGATACTTGGATTGCCAAGCCAAGCCCAGAAATGGAAGCCAAGGTTTATTCGGGCAGTCTTTCACGCAGTTGCAGCATTTGAGAAAGCCCGACAGGGAAAAAGGAGCCAAGTCCCCGTCCATGCTCTCAAGGCTGTGCTACTCGACCCATCCTGGTTGAAAAACCGCGGATTACTCTCTATTGTAATAAAATCGCTTCTTTCCCCTTTCTTCCCGCTTAAGGAGAGTGTATGACTAAAGTACTTGTGACAGGTGGAGCAGGGTTTATTGGCTCTCATCTTGTAGATCGCCTCCTGCAAGAAGGATTTGAAGTACGCGTTCTTGACCTTCTTGACTCCCGGGTTCATCCAGCGGGAAAGCCAGCCTGGGTCTCAAAAGAAGCCGAATTCATTCAAGGGGATGTGCGAGATGCCCAGACGATGTTGAAAGCCCTGCAAGGGGTCAGTATTGTTTTTCACGAAGCCGCATATCAAGATTACATGCCAGACTTTAGCAGATTTCTTCATGTGAACAGTGTCAGCACAGCACTTATCCACGAACTCATTCTGGAACATAAATTGGGCGTGGAGAAAGTCATTGTAGCCTCCAGCCAGGCAGTATATGGAGAAGGGCAATATCGTTGCAAGAACTCCAACTGCCAAAATTACCATCAAGTGATTCAACCACCCGCCAGAGAAGAAAAGCAATTACAGAAAGGGCATTGGGAAGTCATTTGCCCGCTTTGTCAGACAGACATGGAACCTCTCAGGTTGAAAGAGGAATACGCTAACCCCTACAACGCCTATGCCATCAGCAAATATGCTGAAGAACTCTCTGCCGTGCGTCTGGGAAAATTACATCACATTCCCAGTGTTGCACTCCGATATTCCATTGTGCAGGGCCCAAGACAATCGCTGTTCAATCAGTATTCAGGCATTTGCCGCATCTTTTCCGTGCGTCTCATGAATGGGTTACCTCCCATCATTTACGAAGATGGGCTACAGACTCGGGATTTCACCCACGTGGCAGATGTTGTGGAAGCCAACATAACCGTTCTTAAAGATGCTCGCGCAGATTACCAAGTTTTCAATGTTGGGAGTGGCCATGCCATAACCGTGTTAGAGTATGCCAGAGTACTGACCCAGCAATTTGGCTTATCCATCGAGCCCCTTCTTCAGGGAGAATACCGTCTGGGTGATAATCGGCACAGTGTATCCGATATCTCCCGATTACAGGCTCTAGGATGGCAACCCACCAGAACGCTTCATCACATCTTTGATGACTATCTGCAATGGATTGCCAATCAGGGAAACGTGCTGGATTACTTCAAGGTAGCGGAGACCTCGATGAAAAAGGCTGGTGTCGTTCGCAAAGTTTCTTCTTTTCACGAGTGAAGCACCATGCCGAACAGGACTGCTTTTGAATTGCGCCTAACCATGCACCACATTTACCTTTCTCCTCACCTTGACGATGCGGTCTATTCATGTGGGGGAAGGATGTTCCGTCAGAGACGGGAGGATGAACCGGTTACGGTGGTCAACTTCCTGAGCGGAACCCCACCGGAAGGTGAACTTTCTGCATTTGCCCGACAATATCATGAAATGTGGGGGAATCCCTCCAACGCTGTTGCCTTACGCCGGCAGGAAGATATAGAAGCATTGAGCAGGTGGGGTATTCAAGCGATTTATTGGGATTCAAGTGATGCCATTTACAGGCAAATCCATGGAACACCTCTCTATCCAAACATCTCTTCCCTGTTTGGTACTCCACACCCTGAAGATGAGAGAGAACTTCTGACTTGCTGGAATGAGACCTGGGCTCGTTTGAGATTTTCCCCTGAACAAGTTCACATGTACGCCCCACTTGGCGCAGGTAATCATGTGGACCATGTCCTGGTGCGAAAGTTTGCTCAGCAATTGAAACGGCAGGGGTGGAGAGTCTGGTTCTATGAAGATTTTCCCCATGCTTATGACTCGCGTACCCTCCAAGAGGCTCTGGATGGGTTTGGAAATGTCCGGTGGAAATCCCATACAGAATTGATAGACGCTGAAGAAAAGGTCAAAGCCATGTGGATTTACGCCTCACAAATTTCCATGATGTTTTCCGACAGAGAAGACCTGAGAAAACGGGTAAAAGATTTCAGCGCAGAAAGAGCAGTGGACATTCACTGGGGAGAGCGTCTCCGCAAAATTCTAGCCGGCAGTGGTGGAAGACGCGAGCGAATCTGGCGACGTCTCTTTGGGTATCTGGCACATGCAGAACGTTACTGGAGTTATGAATGACCGCTACAGCCCCGAATATCCCTCTGCCATACTTCCCATTCGTTTCGATTGTTATTCCCGTCTATAACGGTCGAAAAACCATACAGACCTGCCTGGAGGCAATTCTTCAACAGGAATACCCCAGAGAACAATACGAGGTAATTGTTGTAGATAACAATTCATCCGATGGAACACCCGATCTTGTTCAAAAGTATCCGGTGAAACTGGTTTACGAGAAAGAGATTCAAGGTCCTCATGCTGCAACAAATACAGGCGTCAAAGAAGCCAAAGGAGAAATCCTGGTTTTTACCGATAGCGATTGTGTTCCCGAACCAGATTGGTTAAGAAGGTTGATTGCTCCGTTTTCTGATGATAGTGTAGTAGGAACTGGAGGAAGGATTGAAGCCTACAAGCCCTCCACACCAGTTGAGCGTTTCTTAGATCAAATGAAGCCCTTTAAGAATGCATACCAGGCTAGCCCCAACTTCCCCGCGGCATTGATTACCGGCAACTGTGCGATTCGGAGGGAAGACTTCATGGCCGCTGGAATGTTTAATCCCAATATGTACACCGGAGCAGAGGTGGACTTAAGTTACCGGGTGCAGTTGCAAACGGGCAAACGGGTGATCTATGTTCCCGAAGCGGTGGTTTACCATATCTTCAGCCCCACGGTCAAACGTTTGGGAAGACACTTTTACATCTATGGGTATTCGGAAATTTTGCTGGGCACAATTTATAAAGATGTACCCGGATATCCCTGGACACCCACCGAACAGTTCAAAATTATGCTCAGGCAGGTGAAAGCCTTGTTCACCTACCTGGCTTCTTTTGGCTTCCGGGTGATTTCCTACCCATTCCGAAGGAAAGTTGACCAGGATTATTTCCTTACCCCCTTGTTCTGGTTCTGGGTGGAGTTGAACAATCTGCGAGGCAAAATCGAAGGGTTGTGGGTCACGCGACTCTACCGTCGAAAGTTCTGGGAAAAGGGAGTTCGGGTCATCTAATGCGCATTGCCATTTTCCACAACCTGCCTTCGGGAGGAGCAAAGCGCGCTCTGATGGAATGGACGCGCCGACTGGCACAACGTCACGAAGTGCATGTCTATACCCTCTCTACAGCAGACCACGATTATTGTGATCTCCGTCCTTACATCACACACCACATTGTGTACACTTTTGAGCCTCTCCCATTGTTCAACAGCCCATTTGGACGTCTAAATCAATGGCAACGGTGGAAGGATTTGGGAAGGCTTGCTGTTCTGTACCAGTCTCTTGCCCAACATATTGATAAAGAAGGGTACGATGTGGTTTTTACCCACCCATGTAAGTTCACCTTTATTCCCATTCTAAATATCTATTTACGTTCGCCGACAGTTTACTATCTTCACGAGCATTTTCCCAATCAAGTCAATCGTTCCATCCATCGCCCCTATACCCGTTCAGAGGGGGTTAGGAAAATACTGGACAGAGTTGATCCTTTGATTGGGTTGTATCAAAACCAACTGAGGGCGCTTCAAGACCTGGCGGTGGCAAACACCCGCCTCTTTCTGGCAAATTCGGACTTTACCCTGCGTCAGTTTCAGGAACACTACTCCGCTCCTTCTGCTTTAAGTCGTTATGGGGTCAATACAGAACAATTTCGACCCGATGAAAATACACCGCGTGAGAGACACCTCCTCTCGGTTGGTGAACTCAGTCCCCGAAAGGGTTTTGACTTTCTCATCCAAGGCCTGGCAAATATCCCGGACTCTAACCGCCCTCCCTTACGGTTAATCTGTAACATGCAACTGGAACAAGAAAGAGAGTACCTTTGCCAATTAGCAGAAAAGTCGGGCGTTCAAATGGAAATCCTCACCAACCTGAACAGTGAGCAACTGGCTCAAGAGTATCGGAAAACCCGGTTAGTGGTATACACCCCAGTTCAGGAACCTTTTGGACTGGTACCGTTAGAAGCCATGGCGTGCGGTACACCCGTGCTGGGAATAGCCGAGGGAGGGGTTCCCGAAACGGTGATTGAGGGAGTAACCGGACGTCTTTCTCCTCGCGACCCCGCCAGGTTTGCGGAAATCCTGCTGGAAATGCTCAAACAACCAGACTTGCTGAGAAAAATGGGACAAAATGGTGTGGACATTGTACGGAAAATTTGGAGTTGGGAGCAATCCACTCACACGGTCGAACAGCATCTTTTACAAGCCAGTAAGGCGGGACCCAATTGAACCAAAAAGTCCTGGCAATTGTCTTGAACTGGAATAAACCCGAAGATACCCTCCGATGTCTGGAAACCCTGGGAGATTCGATTCCGCGCTTAGTTGTGGATAACGGCTCGGCCCCGGAATCCAGAGCAATTCTTCTGAAATCTATTCAGGGTATTCCGGTAATTGAATTGCCGGAAAATCGGGGGTATGCGGGGGGAAATAATGCTGGGATTCGCTGGGCACTGGAACACGGTTTTGAGTGGATTCTTCTGATTAACGATGATGCCCTCCTGAAATCCTCTGAACTTTTCCGCCTGTTGCAAATTGCCGAA of Anaerolinea thermophila UNI-1 contains these proteins:
- a CDS encoding ABC transporter permease, whose translation is MVENSLSHPITHHHSPHVTVIEPSRGWSSLGLKDLWEYRELLWLLIWREVRGMYRQTALGVSWIFLRPILNVVILTLVFGTFVKVPSENVPYALFSLSALLPWGYFSNAVLRSAGSLVQNMEIISKVYFPRMIIAIAGVLSGLVDFSASFGIFLLFMAYFRVPVRIEILWLPGFFLASVLLALTVGLWLATLSVRFRDVSFAVNFLLQAMMYLSPVIYPVNQVPESLQFFYRLNPMAGIIEGFRWSLLGIGSPPQITFWLSMGLMLIFLVAGAFIFRRTERTIVDYL
- a CDS encoding ABC transporter ATP-binding protein, which translates into the protein MSELAIHVEHLSKRYRIGKAQKSILHNPSPFRHLAYSMRYYLGAFFQPEETLWALKNVSFEVRQGDVLGVIGRNGSGKSTLLKLLSRVTEPTTGRAIIHGRVGALLEVGTGFHPELTGRENIFLSGAILGMKHAEIQRKFDEIVAFSGVERFIDTPIKYYSSGMRVRLGFAVAAHLEPEVLLIDEVLAVGDAEFQQKCLGKMSEVATAGRTVLFVSHNMAAVQSLCNRGIYLQKGEILVDGTISEAVAKYLKIIDEISQIEISERTDRTGLGNVRLVGVDITDQSHLSALTLITGEPAQFVFHLSHLEPGIKFEYLDFTICDLQGNPVAYFNSIDTGPEDNKSPDMHDRVVCWIDELPLLPGRYRINVGIKANGEMQDHVESAAVFNVEQGRLRGRPIDNRSQRRGSVIFPHRWILPG
- a CDS encoding polysaccharide pyruvyl transferase family protein, translating into MKQFLLSIFLKLYAQWAGATGKPYPNSVLLLPPYSPGSYGDAAVVTSFVENLASRGIERIGLIKYQDSDDWSSVNGIRETFSLEDYFHYEAWKIRFSFCKKISEYEQFFILGTDVMDGYYSPKDSLERIYLTELGAQTGRPTRIVSFSFNAHPIPACVTALRHLSPSVHLFSRDPVSQKRLESHLQRPVTLTADIAFLLRPREGNISAGIEQWIDEQQKDNGIVVGINANHVLVEKFSEITIEKLVKAYQEALQEIHAAYPDIRFLFIPHDIRGDASDVVIAEAIFRTLPPNLQQVSKIVPSPCHPAEIKHIVSRLSFVLSGKMHLAIACLSQGVPVACIAYQDKFEGLFQHFEMEDMSLAPEELLLPGKLSQFFLKRFNKKENLSAQIQTHLPRVLQLAEKNLV
- a CDS encoding glycosyltransferase codes for the protein MKRVLAHLHFPRLFEFAFGYVNAPGVYWLPKTPQRLRKIQEILEQNHFDLIISEFEGNAELIPEQITIPRILSTHNVQSHLFWRARKTFPGTWLDRVFLFPEWQKIIHYEKKNYRRYNGILAVSQNDQRTLEKRCPGIPVKLVPNGVDTEYFFPSSSSPVPHTMVYLGNYAYPPNADAVRYFYTRIFPKIRARFPDAKLILIGASPPKELCGEDGVEALGFVEDVRPNVHQAEVMIVPLRTGGGTRLKILDGMAMGKAIVSTTLGAEGLQVIDGENILLADTPDTFAAQVIRIMENAELRQKLEKNGRTLVERLYNWDAIAREAGEWIETFLYQPALLQLQREEMNAQG
- a CDS encoding glycosyltransferase family 2 protein encodes the protein MPRVSIIIPTYNSAKFLQATLESVFQQTFQEYEIIVIDDGSTDNTREVLSPYKSRIRYLYQENQERSVARNYGLSLAQGELIAFLDSDDLWLPHKLERQVQVMNEHPEVVLVFSQALYIDSEGTPTAFCGEWLDGKPANDIEIRSFFEDFAQGNVVYGGGSTALVRKEVIEKAGGFDPAITHGEDWDLWWRISTLGPFAYIPEPLIYYRVFGWKKLLQRQSTERALQEHLYVIEKNLGHLPPEAKQRLYPLAQCHMTVLAALGSYQLEEFERAQKFLKKVGEIDPSWTSPERILWLAVDRAKIIERDTGSYEEAIAFIRNMFQHLPSEIQMPASSLQKAIGWLYISGAFEQHARGNLKKVRQYLLQGIPRVPQALSNRGVVSMIIQALLGRSFTHSLRNVMGKKVNQPYA
- a CDS encoding glycosyltransferase family 2 protein; amino-acid sequence: MPEVTIVLPTYNRADMILDAIRSVQAQTFQDWEIVVVDDGSTDNTEEVVLSLHDSRIHYVYQENKGLAGARNTGIRHAHSELITFLDSDDAFLPQKLEWQVGLMKSRPGLGLVAGDFFFADPHLTPLSEARSWQSYPNLTLKDWILGCPVIVCAVIVQRAWLEKAGGFDETMRYVEDWDLWLRLAYLGCPMDWLPRPVALYRIHGQNMAKQAVLMKQGMLRMFDKFFTLPDLPKDIQSLKEQAYAHAYLNGAARAFAGGDAEEGRNSLEMALKLDPFLLSGEPPQALSSLASFANSPQCHSPSVFLNSLILGLPSQAQKWKPRFIRAVFHAVAAFEKARQGKRSQVPVHALKAVLLDPSWLKNRGLLSIVIKSLLSPFFPLKESV